The genomic interval TGACGAATCGGTTCGGCGCCTCTTCCTCGCTCGACCTGAAGGATTGGAAGGTGGTGGATGACGTGAAGTTCCCGCCCGATGCCCGGCACGGCAGCGCTTTCCAGCTGAAGCCTGAAGAGGCAGAGCGGCTAAAGAAACAATTCCCATCGCCTGCGGAAGGGAAGTGACCGGGTGCTGCCGCGTTTTTCCTTTGCCGGATCAGCATATCTGCGGAGTTTGCCAGCGCTCCGCCGATCTTCTCCATGAACGATTCCCCGATTATCCAAGCCCGTGGTGTGGCGAAGCGCTTCGGGGACTTCGAGGCGCTTGCGGCGCTGGATCTCGAGGTGAGGAAAGGCCAATGCGTCGGTCTGCTAGGCCCGAATGGAGCGGGCAAGTCCACGTTTATCGGTTGCCTCTATGGTGTGGTCGCGCGAACCGGCGGATCGCTGGAAGTCTTCGGCCTCGATCCCGCGAAGCAGGCGCGCGATATCAAGCGCCGCATCGGCGTGGTGCCACAGGAGAATGCCTTGGATGAAGGCCTGACCGTGTTGGAAAACATGCGGATCTACGCAGGCTTCAGTGAAGTCCCCCGCAAGACCGCCGATCCCCGGATCGCCGAGCTGCTCTCCTACATGATGCTGGACGCCAAGCGCGACGCGACGATCAAAACGCTCTCCGGGGGCATGAAGCGCCGCCTCACCTTCGTTCGCGCGCTGCTCGCCGATCCCGAGCTGCTGATCCTCGATGAACCGACCACCGGTCTCGATCCCTCGGTGCGGCACCTGCTCTGGGAAAAGGTCATCGAGCTGCGTGACAAGGGAAAGACCATCCTCGTCACCACCCACTACATGCACGAGGCCGAAGTGCTCTGCGACCAGATCGTGATCCTCGATCGCGGCAAGGTGGTAGGCACCGGGGCGCCGAAAGAATTGATCGAACGCGAAGCTCCCGGCTTCGTCGGCATCTTCCCGCCCCACACGGACGAGGCGATCAAGCCACACCTCGATCCCTCTTGGGTGCTCTTCCATCAGGGCCGGCAATGCTGCGTGAGGGCCCCACGGTTCGACGATCTGTTAGAACTGCAGCGCGCCTCCGGCCAGACCGCCTTGCAAATGCGTCCCGCCAATCTCGAGGACGTGTATCTCAAACTCACCGGCAGCGAACTCAGCGACGATGAATGACCGTCTCCCAAGCCTCCGCCTGAGCTGGCAAGTGGTCATCCGGAACTGGATGGTCTACCGGAAGGATTTCCTCGCGAACATCTCACCGACGCTGGCGGACCCGGCGCTGATCCTGGGCTCGCTGGGCATGGGGCTGTCTGGCTACGTCGGGAGGATCGATGACATGAGCTACGCGCAATTCCTCGCGCCTGGCATGATCGCGACCACGGCCCTGTTCACCGCGTTCTTCGAGAGCAGCTACGGCTTCTATGTGCGCATGACCTTCGAGTCGGTATTCAAGGCGATGCTCACCACGCCCATCGGCGTGAACGAAGTGGTCACGGGCGAGTTCATGTGGGTCTTCGTCCGGGCCGCCCTGATGGGTCTCGGGGTGGCGTTGGTGCTGCTGGCGTTCGGCCTGCTGCCGAATCCCCTGGCGATCATGATTTGTCCGCTGATCGGAGGGGTCTTGGCGTTGCCGTGCGCCGCCATCGGGCTGCTGGCCTCGGCGTGGGTTCGGAACATCAATCAATTCCAGACCGTCTACTCCTTCCTCATCGCGCCGATCTTTTACCTGTCCGGAGTGTTCTTCCCCGTTCCTTCGAATTCATTCCTCGGCCACCTCGTGCAGTGGTCGCCCTTTTATCACGGGGTGAAGCTGATCCAGTTCACGGTCTGGGGAAAGGCGGACTGGAGTGCGGTTCTTTGGCACGCGGGCTTGCTCGGCTTCTTCGCCATCCTGCTCTGTGGCCTGTCGTTCCGGTTCATCGGCCGCAAGCTCACCACGTGACCCGGGCCTACCAGCACGGCGTTGGTGCTCGTCACTCCGAGCGCTCGCGGATGATCCGGTAGAGTTCGAGGTAGGCAGGCGAGTCGATGATCTTGAACTCCGGCTTGCTGCTGCCGGCGGTCATGATGGTGACGTTGCCGTTCTTGAACATTTTGTTCACCGGGCCCTGGCTTTGCTGGATGCTATCGACGCGATCGAGGATGATGCTCGATTCGCGGCGATACAGGACTCCCCAGCTGCTGACGATGCGGGTGGCCTCGATCCGATAGCGCCAGCGCTTTGTCTGAACGATCGTGAAGGGAAGAGTGATCGGCAGCAGCACGATGAACGGAACCAGAAGGATGCTCAGCAGGACGAGCTTCAGGACGGCATTGGCGACCGAGCGCGGTGCTTCTAACAAAACCTCCAGCGGCTCGGCGGGGGTTGCTTCTGGAACGGGATCGACCCGGCCGCAGAGAATGTCATCAAGCAGCAGTGCGGTCTCCCGGACATTCGCAAGGTAGGACGTGGAGAAGGAACAGGGACGCATGACCTTCTGCGCCTTTTTGTACCTCTCGGGGACGGATTGCTGATACTCTTCTTCACCCGCCACGAAGATCTGGAAAGTGCCTTGTTCACCGCCGGGATAGCGGGTGGTCACGGTACGCTTGAGGTTGCTGTAGCGCGCCATGTAGAAGCGCTTGGCGATGATCCCGGTCTCGGCTTCCACGTGATGGTCGTGGAAGCGGAGTCGTTGGCGGGATGCGGCCAGTTTCGAATAGATGCCGGCGCCCGCAAAGAGGAGCACGGGCAGCGCGAAGAGGTAGTAGAGCACAGGATCGATCTCCATCGCCACGAAGACGATGATCGCGGAGATCACCAGCAGGAGGGGGATGAACTTGATCTGGGCACGCAGCCACGTGAAGAGGCCGAAGGATGCGAGCACTTCGCAGGGCTCGGCCGACGGGGTGGGAATGCCGGCCTGCCGCAACAAGGCCGTCACATCGAGCTGGCTGGCGCTCACGTGGGCAAATTCGATGGGCAGCCCCGAACCAATCGACCAGAACTTGATCGTCAAGGTGCCGAACATGCGGTCCCACAGGTTCTGTTTGACCACCACGCCGGTGATCTTGTCATAGGCAAACTCGCGGTCGGTCAGGGTGAGGAAGCGATAAGCGTGGCGCACCGAGCCCGGACGCACCGAGTACTGCGTGGACATCAGCTTGATGCCGGTTTGAATCATCGCCGCGAGCCAGAGCGGAACGAGCGGGATCAGGAGCAAGAGCGGAACCAGCGCCCTGCCCGCGTGCATCCCGAGCTCTGCCACCATCGCTTCGCCGGCTGGCACCGCTTCGGGCTCGCTGCGCCGCGGCCGGGCGTGTGAGGCGAGGGCCTGCTTTGCCGCGGGCTTTTTCTTCTCGCGAGCGAGAACTACCAACTGATCGATTGCCGCCGAGAGCGCTGCGCCCTGCCGGAGGCGGCGGAACTTGATATCCTTGCTGCTGCCCTGGCAGCTCACCTGGACGTCGTAGAGACCGAAGAGCCGGTCGATGAAGGTGCAATTGGTGGTCGCGTCCGCGATGTTCTCGTAAGGGATGAAGGCGTTGTGACGCGTGAGAAAGCCTTCGTCGTAGACGACCATGTCATTGAAGACGCGGTAGGTCCGCCTCCGGAAATCGAGGAAGCGGACGATGACAAATGCCAGCAGACCGAGGACCACGAAACCGAGAAGTCCCAGGGCGATGGCGTCAAATTCAGGGGACTTGGCCGCTTGACTCGCGCCTGAGATCATGAGGCCCACGTAGACGAGCCCCAAGATCGTTCCGAAGAACATGCCCAGGCATTCGACGATGACGCCGATGATCGCAGGTTTGTCTTCGAAGAAGAGCTGCTGCTGGGTGAGATCGTAGCCATTCCGTTTCATCCGTTCCCGCACGCCGGCATAGATGGCTTCAGGCTCGGCGATGGCGCGCATGACCACGGGGTGGGAATTGCCGGCCGTCTCCACGATGACATTGCCCACGCCGTAGAACTTGTAGCGCAGCCACGGCAGCTTGAGCTTCACGTGGGTGATATTGCGGATCTCCAGCTCGGTTGTCTGGTCGCTCGCCAGGCCACCGCGATGGCAGATCACCCGGGAATCATGCAGTTCGTAGCGCTCCTTCCGGTAAGCCGCGAGACTGGCGATCACGCTGACGATGCATCCCACGATGAACACCGCCAGCCCGGGCCACGGAGGATTCTCCGAGCCGATCAGGATCACCACGGTCACCACCGCGAGAAGGAGCGAAATCATCGTCCCAACCATGATCCGGGGAGCGACGAACGAACCCTTCCGCGGCTTCAGCTCCAAGGCGGGCATGGACGAGGGAGCCGGTTCATCAAAGGCCACGCTCTCCCGCACGGGCTCCACGGCATTTGTTAGAGTCGCCGCAGAAGCAGCCTCGGCCAATGGCGCAGCGACAGGAACGGGAGGCGGAGCCACTACAGGCGCGGCCGCCCGCGCCGCCATCAGCTGATCCGCGATCTGCTCCGCGGGGACCCAATCCGGATATCCATGGCTCCAGACCAAGGTCTGCGGTCCCACTTCGCCCCGGCTGGCCAAGGCGCTGAGATCCTCAATGGTCACCGGCCCCACCCGTTCCCCATTCTTCGAGCCGTAGAACCAAGCCTGTTGCTCTCGCGCGGACATAATTAATACAACTTAAATATATCGCCCGTATCAGGGAGGCACGGAAAATCGTCCGCCCGGTGAGTGGCAGCCTCGTTAGATTGGGACGCCCGGCATTGCAATTTACCCAGACCATTCAGATTGATTGACTTCTGACGATCGGTCGCTCATTGAAGGCCTCCGATGAGCACCCTTCGTCCCTCCCGACTTTCGAAGACCCTTGCCCTGGTTCCGCCCGCGATGGCCCTCGTGGCTCAGCATGCGAGCGGCGCCTTCGATGCCTTCATCAAGCTCGGCGACACGATCGCCGGCGAGTCGACCGCTCAGAATCACATCGACTGGATCGAGCTGAAGGATGTGAGCTGGCAGGTCAGCCGCACCATCACGGGGACCGGCGCTTCGCGCACTGCGTCCACGCCGGCTGTTTCGGAGCTGACCATCACGAAAACCCTGGATCGTGCATCCACTGGAATCTTTCTCAATGCGGTGGGTCCGGTCAACGGCGCGATTCCCACGGTGACGATGGAATTGGTGGACTCCCACGCCACTGGCAACAATGGCATCTTCTATCGCCTCACGCTGTCGAACGTGATGGTGTCCAGCCAGAAGAACTCCTCACCACAAGGAGCCGACCATCCGACTGAAACGGTCACGCTGAACTTCACGAAGATCAAAGTCGAATACTGGTACAAGGATCTGGACGGTGTGCTGCATCAGGGGACGACGGTGCAGTTTGACATGGCAAAGGGGACCGCTTCCTGATCTTGCCATGCGCTGCCATCGGGCATCATTTGTTACGGCGTTGGCCCTGCCCGGCACCCTCATCGGGCTGAGCCTGGCCCGGGCTTCCGCAGCCCCGGCGGCGTGGCTGGATTTTGCAGGGACCGTTCCCGGTGAATCGACCGATCCGCGCCACACGGGGTGGATCGATATCGATGGCTTTGGTGTGGATACCAACCGGACCATTTCGGGCGGCTCGGCGACACCACCGCAAGTCAGCGAGATCGTCCTGACCAAGAGCCTCGACCGGGCATCGACTCCGCTGTTCCTCGCGGCGGTGGGTGGCACCGCAGCCTATCCGCTGGTGACGCTGGATTTGAACTACGGCGTCAACAGGCCGGTGGCCCGGCTGGAATTCGCAAACGTGCTTATCAGGACCCAATCCTTTCAAGCGCCGGAAGGTGCGGACCGAGCGGTGGAAACGATCGCGCTGAATTTCACCAAGATCACCTACTACTACGTGCTGCCGGACACAACGACCGCCTTCACGTCCTATGACATGGTCAAGGGCAAGGTGACTTCCGGCATCGAAGGCACGACGAATCCCGACAGTGACAACGACGGCATGCCCGATGCCTGGGAGACCACCTATGGCCTGAACGTGGGCGTGAATGACGCCGCGGGTGATGCCGATGGCGATGGCCTGAGCAATCTCGATGAATACCAGCTCGGCACGAATCCCAAAGCCGGGACGTCCTTCTTCAAGGCGACGCTTTCCGCCGTGCCGGCCACGCCCGGGAGCTATCAGCTGACGTGGAATAGCGTGGTCGGGAAAGCATACGTCATCGAGTGGTCGCCGAATCTCACCACGGCTTTCACGGCCGTTCGCACGGTCACGGCAAGCTCGACCACCAGCACGGAAACGCTGACAAATGCAGGCCCCATCGGCTTCTACCGGGTGCGTCCCCAATAGCGTAATGTATTGAAGGAAATGAGTTCGGTGAACCTGTTTCCCCATTTGGACTCTTGGGATCCCGCGCCCTTGCGTGTGCAGCTTGCCAAGGGCGGCTTCCATCGCGCGGCACTCCAGGAACTTGGTCTCCCGGAGCATTGGCTTCGTTCGCCCATGCGGCGCGCCGCCTTGCTCGGCCGCGCTCCCGCTGGTTCGACCATCCATACACTGATCCGGCTGTTCACCTTGGGAGACTCGGTTGAGCCGGCGGAGGCTATGATTGCGCTGGGCGAGGCGGCATCGGGTCTGTTAGAGATCGGCTTCTTGAAAGCCAGCGACGGGAAAGTCCGCTCGCTCTATCAGATTTCTCCGGTCGGTGACACTTGGGTCGCCTGTGATTTCAATCACCGGCAGGGCGAGGATGCGGACGAATTCGTGATGGGCGTGGGTCCTTCCAGCCTGCTGCTCGCCTCGCTGACGCCGCTGGTAAAGGGCCGCGTGCTCGAGCTTGCCTGTGGGATCGGCTGGCTGGCAGGTGCACTGGCTCGGAAGGGCTGCGAAGTCACGGGCACCGACCTGAATCCCCGCGCCCTTGAGTTCGCGCGCTTCTCCGCGCGGCTGGCCGGAGCGGAGGCCATCGACTTCCGCCATGGCGATGGCTTCTCGCCCGTGGCCGGTGAAACCTTCGATCTCATCGTGTCGAATCCGCCTTACGTTCAGTCACCCGGTGGCGGGATGATCTTCAAGGAAGCGCCGGCCGGCGATTCCGTCTGCGCACGGCTGCTTCGGGCGCTCCCGCAGCATCTCTCACCCGGTGGCATCGCCGTGGTGCTGATCAACTGGACGCACGCCAACGATGACGATTGGACAGAGGCTCCGCTCTCATGGGTGCCCGCCGAAGGAATGCGTCGCTGGCTTTTCCAATCCGACTGCTCCTCTCCCGCCGACTACGCCTGGAAATGGATCTCCGGTGATCTCCACTTCCAGGACGAGCAGGCAGCAGAGCAGGAAATCCAGCGCTGGCTCAGGCACTATCAGGAAATCGGCGCGCGTCGCGTCAGCGGCGGCTTCATGGTCCTCCAAAAATGCGAGCCCGGCGAGGAATGGACCCGCACCGAAAGCCGCGCCGCGGAAAGTATCGGGAGCAACGCTGGCAATGACGTGCTGCGCGTGCTCGCCAGCGAGAACTGGCTTCAAGCCGGCCATGATGTGCTCCACTCCCGCTACGAAGTGCCGGCCGGCATTGTCGCCGAAGCGCGGATGAGCCTCGGCGATGCGGGCTGGGTGCGTGACACCATCCGCCTCACCAGCCCGGCCCGGTTGTCCTACGACGGCCAGATCGACGAGAATATCCTGCGCCTCCTCGCCGTGGTCCACGCTGGCGGCACCCCCGCCGACATGGTGGCAGAAATCCGCACCCGCCCGCAATTCGCCGCCGTCCCTGATCTGCCGGAGCGTATCGCTGAACTTGTTCGGGAACTGGTATCCCACGGGATGCTAGTGCCAGTTACCGGGAGCGCGGAATTCATTCCGCCTGGACAGTAGGTTCGCTGGAAAGGTTCGCCCTGCGCCACACGTCCTGATGGAGTGATCCCCATGCGCTCGATTCTCGCGTCCCTCGTCGCCCTGTTTTCCGTCGCCGCTGCTGCCGAACCTCAGGTCTTCCCCCTGTGGCCGGATCAAGCACCGATCGGTGACGGCACCTTCGAGAAAACGGACGCGAAACTGACCCTGCACCGCCCGGAGAAACCGAATGGCACCGCACTCGTGATCTGCCCCGGCGGCGGCTACGGCACGCTGGTGAAGGACCCCGAAGGCCACGGCATCGCGAAGTGGCTGAATGCGCAGGGCATCACCGGCGTCGTGCTTGAGTATCGCCTGCCCAATGGCCGCTCAAAGGTCCCGCTGCTCGATGCCCAGCGCGCGCTCCGCACCGTGCGGGCGAATGCGAAGGACTGGGGCTGCGACCCCCGGAAAGTCGGCATCATCGGCTTCTCCGCTGGCGGCCACCTGGCTGCGACCGCGGTAACGCGCTTCGACGAAGGCGATCGCACCGCGAAAGACGCCATCGACCGCCAAAGCTGCCGGCCGGATTTTGCGGTGCTGGTTTATCCCGTGATCACCATGGGCGAGACCACGCACGGCGGTTCACGCAACAATTTGCTCGGCGCTTCGCCGACCGAGGAAGCCATCACGTATTACTCCGCGGAGAAGCAGGTCACTGCCAAGACCTCGCCGACCTTCCTCGCCCATGCCGTGGATGACCAGCTTGTGCCCGTTTCCCACAGCAAGTCGTTCTATGCCGCCCTGAAGGAAAAGCGCGTGGAGTGCGAGCTTCTGGAGCTTCCTTCCGGCGGGCACGGCCTGAATGGCTACCAGGGGCCGATGTGGGACAAGTGGCAGGCCGAGTCGCTGAAGTGGATGAAGGCGCAGAAGTTCGTGCGGTGAATTTGCGCATTGCGGGGCGCTGGGAACTCGCCAATCTGTGATGTTGCTATGAAAATCCTCACCACCATCCTCATGTCGGCAGCCGTTGCCGCATTCGCTTCCGGCGGATTTGCTGCGGAAGAAAAAGAAACCAAGGACCAGGCCAAGACCGTGACCCTGGAAGGCACCGCCACCTGCGCGAAATGCGATCTGGGAACCGCAGACACCTGCACCACCGTTCTCCAAGTGAAGGAGGGCGACAAGACCGTGGACTACTACATCACGGGTGAGCCCGACAAAGAGTTCCACAAGAAGATCTGCAAGAAATCCAAGGAGGCGAAGGCGACCGGAACCGTCAGCGAAAAGGACGGCAAGAAGACGCTCGAAGTCACCTCGATCGAAGAAAAGGCGAAGAAGTGACCGGGGGCTGCCCTAGTTCTCTGTGGGCGCGGTGGTCACGCCGCGGAAGCCACGGGTAAAGCGGACCTCAGCCATCGCATTGCGGTGGCCTGAGCGGTGCGCCCACATCGCTGCAAGATTTTCTGTCACAATTTCCGATCGGCGACGGATGATGAGCGGACCAATTCATGGACGACCGCTCACTGCTCGATCGATACCTTGCCACTCGCGACGAAAGCGCGTTTCGCGAGCTGGTGAGCCGTCATCTTGACTTGGTTCACACCGTGGCCCGGCGGGTGACCGGGAATGACGAGCTCGCCCGCGATGCCGCGCAAGCCACCTTCGTGAAGCTCGCCCGCGACGCTGCGAAGGTGCCACCTACGATTTCCCTCGTCGCATGGCTTCACCGCACCTCCCGCTGTGCCGCCGTCGACCTCGTCCGCAGCGAGGATCGCCGTCGAAAGCGCGAGCAACTCGCCCACCAGCACATGCCCATGAATGCGACTCCCGAGCCCGAATGGGAGCGGCTCGCTCCCGTGATCGATGAAGCCGTCGACTCGCTGCCCGCCGCAGACCGCGAGCTGGTGCTGGCGAAGTACTATGGAAATGAAACTTTCGCCGGCATCGCCACCCGCTTCGGCTGGACCGAGGCGAATGCCCGCAAGCGCGCATCCCGTTCGCTGGAAAAACTGCGCCATCTGTTAGGAAAACGCGACCTCACCACCACCGCCGTGGCACTGGCCACCGCCCTGCCGCTGCATTCCGTCTCACCAGCACCCTCGTCTCTAACAGGCGCGGTGCTTGCCGCCGCGTCGAAGACCGCCCCGGCCCAGACCCTTGGCTTTAATATCGCCATGACCACCGCACAGAAATCCGCCGCCGCTGCGGCAGTAGTGGCTCTTCTCGCCTCCGGCTGGACCGGGCACGCGCTGGGAAGCGCCAGTGGGCGGGAACAACAGCTTTCCTTGTCCACCGGCCGGCCGGGATCGGCGGCATCGCTCGTGACCGCAGCCGTCGATCGCCGTCCGGTGGAGGTTGATCCCGCGACCGCCTTCGAGTGCTTGCTCGCGGGTGAAGATCGCCGCACCTGGGCGGTGGTATCGAGGCTGGATGCGAAGACGATGCCGGTGTGGATGGAGAAATTGCACAAGCTCCAGGCTTCCACCCCGCGCGCATCAGCGGAGTGGGAGCGGCTGACGGAGATCGAGTCGGCCTTGTATTTCCACTGGGCGGATGCCGACCCCCAGGCCGCATGGAAGGAGGTGGCAGCGATCCCGGACTCGAACGATCACAGCGTGAGCGGGCACACGAAAGCCCTGGTGGAAAGCGTGCTCGCCGCGTGGATGCGCCGGTCTCCCGATGAAGCCTATAACGCCGCGAAGGATCACCCCGATCATGGCTATACCGCTCGTGACATGCTGATCCTGACGTGGACGCCCGAGACACTGGAGGAAAACCTGGCGAAACATGAGGACAAGCGCGACGACTTGCTTGGCTGGTTCTGCGGGTCGATTGTAGGCGACCAGGCCAAGCGCGAGGCAGTGATCAAGTATCTCCTGCAGGATCCTCCCCCGAAGGAAGCAGCCTGGGGGCGCAAGCTGTTCTTCCGGTCCTGGGGTTACGAGGACTTCCTCGCTGCAATGGCGCGCGCGGAAGAACTGAAGTTGCCCGACATGCAGAGGCTTCTTTTCCAGGACAATCTCCCTAACAACCCGATCACGGTCATGCCGTGGGCAATCTCAAAGGGCATGGCTCCCGGCGGACCGCAGTGGGAACAAGGCTATCAGCAATGGCTTCAGGTGGAGCCCGCAGAGGCGCGGGCGTGGTTCGAAACGCAGGCCCCGGCATGGGAACGCGACGGGCATGACTCGGCTGTCGCCGGATTCTTCGCCTCCGAACTGGCGATTGCCAGCCTGTCCGCAAAGTCCGGCAAGCCTGACCCGGCGGCGGAGCAGGCGGCGGCGAAGCGGCTCTCCGAATTCCTCAGCCGCTGGAGTGCGAAGGACTCCGCTGCGGAATTGAAGTGGCGCAATGCCGCTTCAAAGGAAACGCGGGATCGTCTCGCTGAAACGGAGGCATCCCGATGAAACGATACGCTTTCTTTATCGTGCTCGGCGTCGCTTGCTTTGCCGTCGGGTTCTCCAGCTATCGATTCGGTCGTGACCGGGCGATCGCGTCCGCATTTCCTGAGGATGCCGCGGAGAAGCCAGTGCAGGCCGTGGGCACCGCTGTGGAGGCGGTTTCATCACGGCCGGCCGCGGAGTTGATTTCGCTGAAGGAAAAACTGAAGCACAGCTACACGACATGCCCGTCCGCCCAGCACGATTGGATCCTGCGTGGCCAGACCGCGGCGGTGCTGGCGACGATGACGACCGCCGAGCTGAAGTCTCTGTTAGAGGAGCTCTTGTCTTGCTGTCCCCAGGCGCACTATAGGCACGTGACCGAGCCGAATCTCGTCCTGATCACAGACCTCTTGCGCGAGTGGGGTCGGAAAGACCCGGTGGCGGCGTGCAGGGCGATGGCTGATGCGGCAAGTACTGCCGATGGCCGGATGGCGGCGTTCCAGGACTGGCTGCTGCGCGATCCCTCGGCGGTGACGCGCTGGATGGCTTCCAGCGATGAGGTGCCCTCGGATTTGCGAAGGGCATGGCTCTCCGAACGGGTGAAAACCGATCCGCGCGATGCGATCCATCAGCTGGCGGGCCTCCCGCCGGAGTCGCGCGCGTCCTCGTTGATCGAGTGGAGCAGCTCCTGCGCGCTCTTGCCCGCCGAGCGGAAGGTGTTGCTGGAAGCGGTTCAGGACGATCCCGCCTTGCTGCTGAAGTGCGCGGGCCGGATCGCGGGAGCCCTGGTCGATCAGTCCGTGCAGGAAGCTTACGGATTCGTGGATAGCCTCGATCTCGACGAGGAGATGGCGACTTCACTGGACGATGGCATCTTCGCGAAATGGTCGGTCCGCGATCCTCAGGTCGCCTTTGCCGAGTGGGCGAAGCAGAAGGAAACACGGGTGCCAGACTCCTTCCTGAACGCGCTCGACACATGGAGCCTGAACTCGCCGGGTGCCGAGCAAGCGATCGAGTGGCTGGACACGGTCGAGGCCGGCCCTGCGAAGGAGAAAATCCAGGTTCACTTCATAGAGGAGCTGACCGACGGCGAGCGCTTCGAGCAAGCGGTGCGTATGGGCATGTCGATGGACAATCGCGAGGAAGGCAAGCGCCAGGTGCTGCGCACGGTGACGACGTGGAAGGAGAAATTTCCCGACCATGCCCGCGAGCGGCTAGCGGCAATGACTCGCGAAGACGGCGTGGAGGTGAAGTGACTTTACGTAGGCGCGGTGGTGACACCGCGGAAGCCACCGGTAAAGCGGTCTTCACTCTTGCTTCCGCATTCTCACGAATGTGCCTGCGGTGGCTATTACGGTCCGCCCCAACACACTCGCCGCTCGACGCGCGGGGCCCCGTGACCTTGCATGGGCGGAGCATTCTTCCTCATGCGCATCGACTGCCACGTTCACATTGTCGGCACCGGTACCGGTGACACCGGCTGCTGGTATCGGCCGAAGGGCCTCACCCGGGTCGGCGAGCCGTTCCTGGTGAAAGCCGTTGGCTTGACGGTGCGCGAGCTGCACGGGCCGGAGTTCGATCAACTCTACATCAGGAAGCTGTTAGATTTCATCCGCGGCTCATCGGTGGACCGCGCCGTCCTGCTCGCCCACGAGCTGCCGCACACGGAAGACGGCACAGCTTTGCCCGAGCGCTCGTCGCTCTACGTGCCGAATGAGTGCGTACTGAAGCTCTCCCAAGATCATCCCGAATTCCTCGCCGGTGTCTCCATTCACCCCGCGCGGAAGGATGCGATGGAGGAGCTGGAGAAATGCCTCGCC from Luteolibacter sp. Y139 carries:
- a CDS encoding RNA polymerase sigma factor codes for the protein MDDRSLLDRYLATRDESAFRELVSRHLDLVHTVARRVTGNDELARDAAQATFVKLARDAAKVPPTISLVAWLHRTSRCAAVDLVRSEDRRRKREQLAHQHMPMNATPEPEWERLAPVIDEAVDSLPAADRELVLAKYYGNETFAGIATRFGWTEANARKRASRSLEKLRHLLGKRDLTTTAVALATALPLHSVSPAPSSLTGAVLAAASKTAPAQTLGFNIAMTTAQKSAAAAAVVALLASGWTGHALGSASGREQQLSLSTGRPGSAASLVTAAVDRRPVEVDPATAFECLLAGEDRRTWAVVSRLDAKTMPVWMEKLHKLQASTPRASAEWERLTEIESALYFHWADADPQAAWKEVAAIPDSNDHSVSGHTKALVESVLAAWMRRSPDEAYNAAKDHPDHGYTARDMLILTWTPETLEENLAKHEDKRDDLLGWFCGSIVGDQAKREAVIKYLLQDPPPKEAAWGRKLFFRSWGYEDFLAAMARAEELKLPDMQRLLFQDNLPNNPITVMPWAISKGMAPGGPQWEQGYQQWLQVEPAEARAWFETQAPAWERDGHDSAVAGFFASELAIASLSAKSGKPDPAAEQAAAKRLSEFLSRWSAKDSAAELKWRNAASKETRDRLAETEASR
- a CDS encoding DUF6370 family protein, whose protein sequence is MKILTTILMSAAVAAFASGGFAAEEKETKDQAKTVTLEGTATCAKCDLGTADTCTTVLQVKEGDKTVDYYITGEPDKEFHKKICKKSKEAKATGTVSEKDGKKTLEVTSIEEKAKK